A part of Crassostrea angulata isolate pt1a10 chromosome 5, ASM2561291v2, whole genome shotgun sequence genomic DNA contains:
- the LOC128186380 gene encoding coiled-coil domain-containing protein 181-like isoform X4 encodes MTTMESPQIQVTSYDDTSKKVPEQDDFDKELESFIETRKNEESKEDDSSSTGSGSTEESDSEDEKPNEKEAEKKDKQQQQQQTTTESKETVPEKVTDAKIEEDEEKTVKKTGKEEEMKVEKEEETKVEKEEETKVEKEEETKVEKEEKMEEEDIKEKSKNTVIVSEKDDDVETDSGERDNRPSSAMSERKEEESSKEKGTDDEDSEPDDYTLTEDQKRALKEIEYLKSEMGLPEEDPPEYDVKERLKTLNEELANDPTPVEKSNSKVVFKANLVDLVAPPPDYPDEETPRENSETPQTQESENSNNSETEKKDNGKKVLIERDGKFELVSENDVRAKDMGLPVLIDENENVNNNTTDSSSNSGEFNRKPAPPSQPRPSTANGNSRRSRPGSSKQRASSAGTERGFVLGDFNYNSPYAMSPKEKKLVEEQAKQREQRERDKKRLEEQEKEYQERESNDAFQAWLRQKREEARKRKEREEEEKKKKNQSPRPVNGSTSTMESYESLPQSEDQDAEVKEAYSAWLKTKQKQQKQDKLLKKRQEMESTEGFYIRSRQECDQAFRQWLRKKTSDSRKARFMEQQQHRMSRQAARKTRKNLSALKALNKSNSFVYVDYYGYRY; translated from the exons GAGGATGATAGCTCTTCAACCGGATCAGGTAGCACAGAAGAAAGCGATTCGGAGGACGAGAAACCCAACGAAAAAGAGGCTGAGAAAAAAGACAAGCAGCAACAGCAGCAGCAGACGACAACTGAGAGCAAAGAGACTGTTCCTGAAAAAGTGACGGATGCTAAAATagaagaagacgaagaaaaGACTGTGAAGAAGACAGGAAAAGAAGAGGAAATGAAAGTGGAAAAAGAAGAGGAAACGAAAGTGGAAAAAGAAGAGGAAACGAAAGTGGAAAAAGAAGAGGAAACGAAAGTggaaaaagaagagaaaatggAAGAAGAGGATATTAAGGAGAAATCAAAGAATACGGTGATTGTGAGTGAAAAAGATGACGATGTTGAAACAGACTCTGGTGAGCGAGATAACAGACCATCGTCTGCTATGTCGGAGAGGAAGGAAGAGGAGTCGTCAAAGGAGAAGGGGACGGATGATGAGGACTCAGAGCCTGATGACTACACATTGACTGAGGACCAGAAACGCGCCCTAAAGGAAATTGAGTACCTGAAGAGTGAGATGGGCTTACCAG aggAAGATCCACCTGAATATGACGTAAAAGAGCgattaaaaactttaaatgaagAACTTGCCAATGACCCAACACCTGTAGAAAAAAGTAACTCTAAGGTTGTTTTTAAAGCTAATTTAGTGGACTTAGTGGCCCCACCCCCAGACTATCCCGACGAAGAAACGCCCCGAGAAAACTCAGAAACCCCGCAAACTCAGGAATCGGAGAACTCAAATAATAGTGAAACCGAAAAAAAGGACAACGGTAAAAAAGTTCTCATTGAGCGAGACGGAAAGTTTGAATTAGTGAGTGAAAATGATGTCCGAGCCAAAGACATGGGACTGCCTGTGTTGATTGATGAAAacgaaaatgtaaacaataacacaACAGACTCGAGTTCTAATAGTGGTGAATTCAATCGAAAGCCTGCCCCGCCTTCCCAACCGAGGCCTTCTACGGCCAACGGAAATTCTCGCCGTTCTCGACCAGGTTCGTCGAAGCAGCGAGCCTCATCAGCAGGAACAGAACGCGGATTCGTTTTGGGCGATTTTAACTACAACTCACCCTATGCAATGTCGCCCAAGGAGAAGAAGCTAGTGGAAGAACAAGCCAAGCAGAGGGAACAGCGAGAACGCGACAAGAAGCGGCTAGAGGAGCAGGAGAAAGAATACCAGGAAAGAGAGAGTAATGACGCATTCCAGGCGTGGCTCAGGCAGAAGAGGGAGGAGGCCAGAAAACGGAAGGAGAGAGAGGAGgaggaaaagaaaaagaagaatcaGAGTCCCAGG CCCGTAAATGGTAGCACGTCCACCATGGAATCGTACGAGTCCCTGCCCCAAAGCGAAGACCAG GACGCGGAAGTGAAGGAGGCGTATTCAGCATGGCTGAAGACCAAACAGAAGCAACAGAAGCAGGATAAACTGCTGAAGAAGCGGCAGGAAATGGAGTCGACGGAGGGCTTCTACATCCGGAGCCGACAGGAGTGCGACCAGGCCTTCAGACA ATGGTTGAGAAAAAAGACCTCAGATTCGCGAAAAGCTCGGTTTATGGAGCAACAACAGCACAGAATGAGTCGGCAGGCAGCGCGAAAAACGCGAAAAAATCTCTCCGCCCTCAAGGCTCTAAACAAGTCCAATTCATTTGTTTATGTTGACTACTATGGATACAGATATTAG
- the LOC128186380 gene encoding myb-like protein X isoform X5 yields the protein MTTMESPQIQVTSYDDTSKKVPEQDDFDKELESFIETRKNEESKEDDSSSTGSGSTEESDSEDEKPNEKEAEKKDKQQQQQQTTTESKETVPEKVTDAKIEEDEEKTVKKTGKEEEMKVEKEEETKVEKEEETKVEKEEETKVEKEEKMEEEDIKEKSKNTVIVSEKDDDVETDSGERDNRPSSAMSERKEEESSKEKGTDDEDSEPDDYTLTEDQKRALKEIEYLKSEMGLPEEDPPEYDVKERLKTLNEELANDPTPVEKSNSKVVFKANLVDLVAPPPDYPDEETPRENSETPQTQESENSNNSETEKKDNGKKVLIERDGKFELVSENDVRAKDMGLPVLIDENENVNNNTTDSSSNSGEFNRKPAPPSQPRPSTANGNSRRSRPGSSKQRASSAGTERGFVLGDFNYNSPYAMSPKEKKLVEEQAKQREQRERDKKRLEEQEKEYQERESNDAFQAWLRQKREEARKRKEREEEEKKKKNQSPRDAEVKEAYSAWLKTKQKQQKQDKLLKKRQEMESTEGFYIRSRQECDQAFRQWLRKKTSDSRKARFMEQQQHRMSRQAARKTRKNLSALKALNKSNSFVYVDYYGYRY from the exons GAGGATGATAGCTCTTCAACCGGATCAGGTAGCACAGAAGAAAGCGATTCGGAGGACGAGAAACCCAACGAAAAAGAGGCTGAGAAAAAAGACAAGCAGCAACAGCAGCAGCAGACGACAACTGAGAGCAAAGAGACTGTTCCTGAAAAAGTGACGGATGCTAAAATagaagaagacgaagaaaaGACTGTGAAGAAGACAGGAAAAGAAGAGGAAATGAAAGTGGAAAAAGAAGAGGAAACGAAAGTGGAAAAAGAAGAGGAAACGAAAGTGGAAAAAGAAGAGGAAACGAAAGTggaaaaagaagagaaaatggAAGAAGAGGATATTAAGGAGAAATCAAAGAATACGGTGATTGTGAGTGAAAAAGATGACGATGTTGAAACAGACTCTGGTGAGCGAGATAACAGACCATCGTCTGCTATGTCGGAGAGGAAGGAAGAGGAGTCGTCAAAGGAGAAGGGGACGGATGATGAGGACTCAGAGCCTGATGACTACACATTGACTGAGGACCAGAAACGCGCCCTAAAGGAAATTGAGTACCTGAAGAGTGAGATGGGCTTACCAG aggAAGATCCACCTGAATATGACGTAAAAGAGCgattaaaaactttaaatgaagAACTTGCCAATGACCCAACACCTGTAGAAAAAAGTAACTCTAAGGTTGTTTTTAAAGCTAATTTAGTGGACTTAGTGGCCCCACCCCCAGACTATCCCGACGAAGAAACGCCCCGAGAAAACTCAGAAACCCCGCAAACTCAGGAATCGGAGAACTCAAATAATAGTGAAACCGAAAAAAAGGACAACGGTAAAAAAGTTCTCATTGAGCGAGACGGAAAGTTTGAATTAGTGAGTGAAAATGATGTCCGAGCCAAAGACATGGGACTGCCTGTGTTGATTGATGAAAacgaaaatgtaaacaataacacaACAGACTCGAGTTCTAATAGTGGTGAATTCAATCGAAAGCCTGCCCCGCCTTCCCAACCGAGGCCTTCTACGGCCAACGGAAATTCTCGCCGTTCTCGACCAGGTTCGTCGAAGCAGCGAGCCTCATCAGCAGGAACAGAACGCGGATTCGTTTTGGGCGATTTTAACTACAACTCACCCTATGCAATGTCGCCCAAGGAGAAGAAGCTAGTGGAAGAACAAGCCAAGCAGAGGGAACAGCGAGAACGCGACAAGAAGCGGCTAGAGGAGCAGGAGAAAGAATACCAGGAAAGAGAGAGTAATGACGCATTCCAGGCGTGGCTCAGGCAGAAGAGGGAGGAGGCCAGAAAACGGAAGGAGAGAGAGGAGgaggaaaagaaaaagaagaatcaGAGTCCCAGG GACGCGGAAGTGAAGGAGGCGTATTCAGCATGGCTGAAGACCAAACAGAAGCAACAGAAGCAGGATAAACTGCTGAAGAAGCGGCAGGAAATGGAGTCGACGGAGGGCTTCTACATCCGGAGCCGACAGGAGTGCGACCAGGCCTTCAGACA ATGGTTGAGAAAAAAGACCTCAGATTCGCGAAAAGCTCGGTTTATGGAGCAACAACAGCACAGAATGAGTCGGCAGGCAGCGCGAAAAACGCGAAAAAATCTCTCCGCCCTCAAGGCTCTAAACAAGTCCAATTCATTTGTTTATGTTGACTACTATGGATACAGATATTAG
- the LOC128186380 gene encoding coiled-coil domain-containing protein 181-like isoform X1, with protein sequence MTTMESPQIQVTSYDDTSKKVPEQDDFDKELESFIETRKNEESKEDDSSSTGSGSTEESDSEDEKPNEKEAEKKDKQQQQQQTTTESKETVPEKVTDAKIEEDEEKTVKKTGKEEEMKVEKEEETKVEKEEETKVEKEEETKVEKEEKMEEEDIKEKSKNTVIVSEKDDDVETDSGERDNRPSSAMSERKEEESSKEKGTDDEDSEPDDYTLTEDQKRALKEIEYLKSEMGLPEEDPPEYDVKERLKTLNEELANDPTPVEKSNSKVVFKANLVDLVAPPPDYPDEETPRENSETPQTQESENSNNSETEKKDNGKKVLIERDGKFELVSENDVRAKDMGLPVLIDENENVNNNTTDSSSNSGEFNRKPAPPSQPRPSTANGNSRRSRPGSSKQRASSAGTERGFVLGDFNYNSPYAMSPKEKKLVEEQAKQREQRERDKKRLEEQEKEYQERESNDAFQAWLRQKREEARKRKEREEEEKKKKNQSPRPVNGSTSTMESYESLPQSEDQQGPWTDTFMRNRGLMQRVFGKTVVCNLEKSLGIDAEVKEAYSAWLKTKQKQQKQDKLLKKRQEMESTEGFYIRSRQECDQAFRQWLRKKTSDSRKARFMEQQQHRMSRQAARKTRKNLSALKALNKSNSFVYVDYYGYRY encoded by the exons GAGGATGATAGCTCTTCAACCGGATCAGGTAGCACAGAAGAAAGCGATTCGGAGGACGAGAAACCCAACGAAAAAGAGGCTGAGAAAAAAGACAAGCAGCAACAGCAGCAGCAGACGACAACTGAGAGCAAAGAGACTGTTCCTGAAAAAGTGACGGATGCTAAAATagaagaagacgaagaaaaGACTGTGAAGAAGACAGGAAAAGAAGAGGAAATGAAAGTGGAAAAAGAAGAGGAAACGAAAGTGGAAAAAGAAGAGGAAACGAAAGTGGAAAAAGAAGAGGAAACGAAAGTggaaaaagaagagaaaatggAAGAAGAGGATATTAAGGAGAAATCAAAGAATACGGTGATTGTGAGTGAAAAAGATGACGATGTTGAAACAGACTCTGGTGAGCGAGATAACAGACCATCGTCTGCTATGTCGGAGAGGAAGGAAGAGGAGTCGTCAAAGGAGAAGGGGACGGATGATGAGGACTCAGAGCCTGATGACTACACATTGACTGAGGACCAGAAACGCGCCCTAAAGGAAATTGAGTACCTGAAGAGTGAGATGGGCTTACCAG aggAAGATCCACCTGAATATGACGTAAAAGAGCgattaaaaactttaaatgaagAACTTGCCAATGACCCAACACCTGTAGAAAAAAGTAACTCTAAGGTTGTTTTTAAAGCTAATTTAGTGGACTTAGTGGCCCCACCCCCAGACTATCCCGACGAAGAAACGCCCCGAGAAAACTCAGAAACCCCGCAAACTCAGGAATCGGAGAACTCAAATAATAGTGAAACCGAAAAAAAGGACAACGGTAAAAAAGTTCTCATTGAGCGAGACGGAAAGTTTGAATTAGTGAGTGAAAATGATGTCCGAGCCAAAGACATGGGACTGCCTGTGTTGATTGATGAAAacgaaaatgtaaacaataacacaACAGACTCGAGTTCTAATAGTGGTGAATTCAATCGAAAGCCTGCCCCGCCTTCCCAACCGAGGCCTTCTACGGCCAACGGAAATTCTCGCCGTTCTCGACCAGGTTCGTCGAAGCAGCGAGCCTCATCAGCAGGAACAGAACGCGGATTCGTTTTGGGCGATTTTAACTACAACTCACCCTATGCAATGTCGCCCAAGGAGAAGAAGCTAGTGGAAGAACAAGCCAAGCAGAGGGAACAGCGAGAACGCGACAAGAAGCGGCTAGAGGAGCAGGAGAAAGAATACCAGGAAAGAGAGAGTAATGACGCATTCCAGGCGTGGCTCAGGCAGAAGAGGGAGGAGGCCAGAAAACGGAAGGAGAGAGAGGAGgaggaaaagaaaaagaagaatcaGAGTCCCAGG CCCGTAAATGGTAGCACGTCCACCATGGAATCGTACGAGTCCCTGCCCCAAAGCGAAGACCAG CAAGGTCCTTGGACAGATACCTTTATGAGAAATAGAGGCTTGATGCAAAGAGTGTTTGGCAAAACTGTAGTTTGCAACTTGGAAAAGAGCTTAGGCATA GACGCGGAAGTGAAGGAGGCGTATTCAGCATGGCTGAAGACCAAACAGAAGCAACAGAAGCAGGATAAACTGCTGAAGAAGCGGCAGGAAATGGAGTCGACGGAGGGCTTCTACATCCGGAGCCGACAGGAGTGCGACCAGGCCTTCAGACA ATGGTTGAGAAAAAAGACCTCAGATTCGCGAAAAGCTCGGTTTATGGAGCAACAACAGCACAGAATGAGTCGGCAGGCAGCGCGAAAAACGCGAAAAAATCTCTCCGCCCTCAAGGCTCTAAACAAGTCCAATTCATTTGTTTATGTTGACTACTATGGATACAGATATTAG
- the LOC128186380 gene encoding myb-like protein X isoform X3 — MTTMESPQIQVTSYDDTSKKVPEQDDFDKELESFIETRKNEESKEDDSSSTGSGSTEESDSEDEKPNEKEAEKKDKQQQQQQTTTESKETVPEKVTDAKIEEDEEKTVKKTGKEEEMKVEKEEETKVEKEEETKVEKEEETKVEKEEKMEEEDIKEKSKNTVIVSEKDDDVETDSGERDNRPSSAMSERKEEESSKEKGTDDEDSEPDDYTLTEDQKRALKEIEYLKSEMGLPEEDPPEYDVKERLKTLNEELANDPTPVEKSNSKVVFKANLVDLVAPPPDYPDEETPRENSETPQTQESENSNNSETEKKDNGKKVLIERDGKFELVSENDVRAKDMGLPVLIDENENVNNNTTDSSSNSGEFNRKPAPPSQPRPSTANGNSRRSRPGSSKQRASSAGTERGFVLGDFNYNSPYAMSPKEKKLVEEQAKQREQRERDKKRLEEQEKEYQERESNDAFQAWLRQKREEARKRKEREEEEKKKKNQSPRPVNGSTSTMESYESLPQSEDQDNTQNIGLISFQDLYIDPQDAEVKEAYSAWLKTKQKQQKQDKLLKKRQEMESTEGFYIRSRQECDQAFRQWLRKKTSDSRKARFMEQQQHRMSRQAARKTRKNLSALKALNKSNSFVYVDYYGYRY, encoded by the exons GAGGATGATAGCTCTTCAACCGGATCAGGTAGCACAGAAGAAAGCGATTCGGAGGACGAGAAACCCAACGAAAAAGAGGCTGAGAAAAAAGACAAGCAGCAACAGCAGCAGCAGACGACAACTGAGAGCAAAGAGACTGTTCCTGAAAAAGTGACGGATGCTAAAATagaagaagacgaagaaaaGACTGTGAAGAAGACAGGAAAAGAAGAGGAAATGAAAGTGGAAAAAGAAGAGGAAACGAAAGTGGAAAAAGAAGAGGAAACGAAAGTGGAAAAAGAAGAGGAAACGAAAGTggaaaaagaagagaaaatggAAGAAGAGGATATTAAGGAGAAATCAAAGAATACGGTGATTGTGAGTGAAAAAGATGACGATGTTGAAACAGACTCTGGTGAGCGAGATAACAGACCATCGTCTGCTATGTCGGAGAGGAAGGAAGAGGAGTCGTCAAAGGAGAAGGGGACGGATGATGAGGACTCAGAGCCTGATGACTACACATTGACTGAGGACCAGAAACGCGCCCTAAAGGAAATTGAGTACCTGAAGAGTGAGATGGGCTTACCAG aggAAGATCCACCTGAATATGACGTAAAAGAGCgattaaaaactttaaatgaagAACTTGCCAATGACCCAACACCTGTAGAAAAAAGTAACTCTAAGGTTGTTTTTAAAGCTAATTTAGTGGACTTAGTGGCCCCACCCCCAGACTATCCCGACGAAGAAACGCCCCGAGAAAACTCAGAAACCCCGCAAACTCAGGAATCGGAGAACTCAAATAATAGTGAAACCGAAAAAAAGGACAACGGTAAAAAAGTTCTCATTGAGCGAGACGGAAAGTTTGAATTAGTGAGTGAAAATGATGTCCGAGCCAAAGACATGGGACTGCCTGTGTTGATTGATGAAAacgaaaatgtaaacaataacacaACAGACTCGAGTTCTAATAGTGGTGAATTCAATCGAAAGCCTGCCCCGCCTTCCCAACCGAGGCCTTCTACGGCCAACGGAAATTCTCGCCGTTCTCGACCAGGTTCGTCGAAGCAGCGAGCCTCATCAGCAGGAACAGAACGCGGATTCGTTTTGGGCGATTTTAACTACAACTCACCCTATGCAATGTCGCCCAAGGAGAAGAAGCTAGTGGAAGAACAAGCCAAGCAGAGGGAACAGCGAGAACGCGACAAGAAGCGGCTAGAGGAGCAGGAGAAAGAATACCAGGAAAGAGAGAGTAATGACGCATTCCAGGCGTGGCTCAGGCAGAAGAGGGAGGAGGCCAGAAAACGGAAGGAGAGAGAGGAGgaggaaaagaaaaagaagaatcaGAGTCCCAGG CCCGTAAATGGTAGCACGTCCACCATGGAATCGTACGAGTCCCTGCCCCAAAGCGAAGACCAG GACAATACCCAAAATATTGGTTTGATCTCCTTCCAGGATTTATACATTGATCCACAG GACGCGGAAGTGAAGGAGGCGTATTCAGCATGGCTGAAGACCAAACAGAAGCAACAGAAGCAGGATAAACTGCTGAAGAAGCGGCAGGAAATGGAGTCGACGGAGGGCTTCTACATCCGGAGCCGACAGGAGTGCGACCAGGCCTTCAGACA ATGGTTGAGAAAAAAGACCTCAGATTCGCGAAAAGCTCGGTTTATGGAGCAACAACAGCACAGAATGAGTCGGCAGGCAGCGCGAAAAACGCGAAAAAATCTCTCCGCCCTCAAGGCTCTAAACAAGTCCAATTCATTTGTTTATGTTGACTACTATGGATACAGATATTAG
- the LOC128186380 gene encoding coiled-coil domain-containing protein 181-like isoform X2: MTTMESPQIQVTSYDDTSKKVPEQDDFDKELESFIETRKNEESKEDDSSSTGSGSTEESDSEDEKPNEKEAEKKDKQQQQQQTTTESKETVPEKVTDAKIEEDEEKTVKKTGKEEEMKVEKEEETKVEKEEETKVEKEEETKVEKEEKMEEEDIKEKSKNTVIVSEKDDDVETDSGERDNRPSSAMSERKEEESSKEKGTDDEDSEPDDYTLTEDQKRALKEIEYLKSEMGLPEEDPPEYDVKERLKTLNEELANDPTPVEKSNSKVVFKANLVDLVAPPPDYPDEETPRENSETPQTQESENSNNSETEKKDNGKKVLIERDGKFELVSENDVRAKDMGLPVLIDENENVNNNTTDSSSNSGEFNRKPAPPSQPRPSTANGNSRRSRPGSSKQRASSAGTERGFVLGDFNYNSPYAMSPKEKKLVEEQAKQREQRERDKKRLEEQEKEYQERESNDAFQAWLRQKREEARKRKEREEEEKKKKNQSPRPVNGSTSTMESYESLPQSEDQQGPWTDTFMRNRGLMQRVFGKTVVCNLEKSLGIDAEVKEAYSAWLKTKQKQQKQDKLLKKRQEMESTEGFYIRSRQECDQAFRQWLRQKNAEIRKSRANERQKLKLQRLMARRSRKANNIRRAIVFSDAFRF, translated from the exons GAGGATGATAGCTCTTCAACCGGATCAGGTAGCACAGAAGAAAGCGATTCGGAGGACGAGAAACCCAACGAAAAAGAGGCTGAGAAAAAAGACAAGCAGCAACAGCAGCAGCAGACGACAACTGAGAGCAAAGAGACTGTTCCTGAAAAAGTGACGGATGCTAAAATagaagaagacgaagaaaaGACTGTGAAGAAGACAGGAAAAGAAGAGGAAATGAAAGTGGAAAAAGAAGAGGAAACGAAAGTGGAAAAAGAAGAGGAAACGAAAGTGGAAAAAGAAGAGGAAACGAAAGTggaaaaagaagagaaaatggAAGAAGAGGATATTAAGGAGAAATCAAAGAATACGGTGATTGTGAGTGAAAAAGATGACGATGTTGAAACAGACTCTGGTGAGCGAGATAACAGACCATCGTCTGCTATGTCGGAGAGGAAGGAAGAGGAGTCGTCAAAGGAGAAGGGGACGGATGATGAGGACTCAGAGCCTGATGACTACACATTGACTGAGGACCAGAAACGCGCCCTAAAGGAAATTGAGTACCTGAAGAGTGAGATGGGCTTACCAG aggAAGATCCACCTGAATATGACGTAAAAGAGCgattaaaaactttaaatgaagAACTTGCCAATGACCCAACACCTGTAGAAAAAAGTAACTCTAAGGTTGTTTTTAAAGCTAATTTAGTGGACTTAGTGGCCCCACCCCCAGACTATCCCGACGAAGAAACGCCCCGAGAAAACTCAGAAACCCCGCAAACTCAGGAATCGGAGAACTCAAATAATAGTGAAACCGAAAAAAAGGACAACGGTAAAAAAGTTCTCATTGAGCGAGACGGAAAGTTTGAATTAGTGAGTGAAAATGATGTCCGAGCCAAAGACATGGGACTGCCTGTGTTGATTGATGAAAacgaaaatgtaaacaataacacaACAGACTCGAGTTCTAATAGTGGTGAATTCAATCGAAAGCCTGCCCCGCCTTCCCAACCGAGGCCTTCTACGGCCAACGGAAATTCTCGCCGTTCTCGACCAGGTTCGTCGAAGCAGCGAGCCTCATCAGCAGGAACAGAACGCGGATTCGTTTTGGGCGATTTTAACTACAACTCACCCTATGCAATGTCGCCCAAGGAGAAGAAGCTAGTGGAAGAACAAGCCAAGCAGAGGGAACAGCGAGAACGCGACAAGAAGCGGCTAGAGGAGCAGGAGAAAGAATACCAGGAAAGAGAGAGTAATGACGCATTCCAGGCGTGGCTCAGGCAGAAGAGGGAGGAGGCCAGAAAACGGAAGGAGAGAGAGGAGgaggaaaagaaaaagaagaatcaGAGTCCCAGG CCCGTAAATGGTAGCACGTCCACCATGGAATCGTACGAGTCCCTGCCCCAAAGCGAAGACCAG CAAGGTCCTTGGACAGATACCTTTATGAGAAATAGAGGCTTGATGCAAAGAGTGTTTGGCAAAACTGTAGTTTGCAACTTGGAAAAGAGCTTAGGCATA GACGCGGAAGTGAAGGAGGCGTATTCAGCATGGCTGAAGACCAAACAGAAGCAACAGAAGCAGGATAAACTGCTGAAGAAGCGGCAGGAAATGGAGTCGACGGAGGGCTTCTACATCCGGAGCCGACAGGAGTGCGACCAGGCCTTCAGACA GTGGCTTAGACAAAAAAATGCTGAAATTCGGAAAAGTCGAGCTAACGAACGCCAGAAACTCAAACTTCAGAGATTAATGGCGAGAAGGAGCCGGAAGGCGAATAACATTCGTAGAGCTATTGTGTTTTCGGACGCATTTCGTTTCTGA